In the Clostridium gelidum genome, TGAGGTAGGCGAAAAGGAAAAGGCAATTGCAGAAATAGAAAATGGAATTAAAATATTCCCACAAGACAATATAGAAAAAAATGTAGAATTCTTAAATTATTGTACTAGAATATTAATTGATAATGTAGAATATGAAATAGCTTATAAAATTACAGAAGAAGCATTAAATATGGCGATTATTACAGACAATATAAAGCTAATTGAAAAATCATATTACCTAAAAGGAATGATTCTTCAAAAAATGGACAAGTATGCTGAAGCAGAAAAATATATGAATTTATCGTTAGATTCATTATTTAAATTTGGTACAAGAGATGAAAGAAAAAATAGATATATAGATATGGGAAATCTTTATTATAACCTTGGAATGGCTACAGATTCATTAAAGTATTTTAATTTAGCATTGGCAGTAGATAAGAAAATATAGTAACTACTAAGCTAAATAAGAAGATATGAAAATAGAAGGATATTTGTTTGAAAAAGTAAAAACAAGTATCCTTCTATTTTTTTTATTCATGTTTTGATTGTGCCTAAAGTCTTTAATCTATATTGATAAAATAATCTAATAAATCTTCAATACTTATGACACCTACAATATTATCATTTTCAACTATAGGCATAGAGATAATATCATTTTTTCGTAATCTATTAGCTACAACCAATAAATCTTCATCAGATTGAGCAAGTATTACTTCTTTAGACATAACCCATTCAACAGGGCAACTAACATAATGACCAGGGTGAATCATAAATCTATATATATCAGCTTTAACAATCATTCCGACTAAGGCGTCTTTGTCATTTACTACTGGCATACCATTAATATCAAATTTATCCATCATATCTAGAGCTTTATCTATTGGATCATTCACATTAATAGTATGAAAACTTTGTTTAATAATAGAATTTATTTTCATAAAATCACCTCTTTTAAAAAGTTTAGTATTTTCAATCTATAATAATTTAAAAATGGAAAGCAAATAGATAATTATACTAACATTTTACTACAAAACAACAAGTTTTTAAACAGGAGTTTATATATATATGAAATTAATATGTAATTTATAAAATACATATTAATTAATAAAAAATTATATATAAAAGTCAAATACACTTTGACTTTCTTTGACCTATGTATTATTATATAATTAAGGACTCATTAAGCATAACCAAGAGCTTAATAAAAAAGTAAATAGAGCTATAAATGTGAGGAGGAACAAGTATGAATATTGATAAAATGACATTAAGAGTACAACAAGCATTAAATGATGCAAATGTCACAGCAGTTAAATTTAATCATCAACAAATTGATTTAATGCATCTTTTTTCTGCTCTTGTGGAACAAGATGATGGATTGGTACCAAATATTTTCACTAAGATGGGTATCTCAATAAAGAGTATAAAAGATTTAATAAATAAAGAACTAGATTCAATGCCAAAGGTTTTAGGCGAAGGTGTTGGTAATGTATATATAACTAGAAAAGTAGACGAAGTATTAATTAAAGCTGAAGAAATTTCAAAGCAATTTGAAGATTCATATGTTAGTGTTGAACATTTAATGTTAGCTATTATGGAAGTAGATAAAAATAGTCAAGTTTCTAAGATATTAAAACAATATAATGTAACCAAGGATAGTTTTTTGAAAGTTTTGTCGGAGGTTAGAGGAAGTCAAAGAGTTGAAACTCAAGATCCAGAGGGGACATATGACGCTTTAGCTAAGTATGGAACAAACTTAGTTGATCTTGCTAAAAAGCATAAGCTTGATCCTGTTATAGGTAGAGATGAAGAAATAAGGAGAACAATAAGGATTCTTTCTAGAAGGACAAAGAATAATCCAGTATTAATAGGTGAACCTGGTGTTGGTAAAACAGCAATAATTGAAGGTTTAGCTGAAAGAATAGTTAGAGGTGATGTTCCAGAAGGATTGAAAGATAAAATTATATTTTCACTTGATATGGGATCACTAATTGCTGGAGCTAAATATAGAGGTGAATTTGAAGAAAGATTAAAAGCAGTTTTAAAAGAAGTTCAAAGTAGTGAAGGAAGAATACTATTATTTATAGATGAAATTCATACTATTGTTGGAGCAGGTAAGGCTGAGGGTGCTATGGATGCTGGAAACTTAATAAAGCCATTACTTGCTAGAGGTGAACTTCACTGTATTGGTGCTACGACTTTTGATGAATATAGACAATATATTGAAAAAGATAAAGCATTAGAGAGAAGATTCCAACCTGTAATCATAGATGAGCCTACAGTTGATGATACAATAGCAATACTCAGAGGATTAAAAGAAAGATTTGAAATTCATCATGGAATAAGAATTCACGATTCGGCTATAGTCGCAGCTGCAAAACTTTCTGATAGATATATTCAAGGTAGATTTTTGCCTGATAAAGCAATTGATTTAATTGATGAAGCTGGCGCTATGATAAGATCAGAAATTGATTCACTTCCAACAGAACTTGATGTTATAAGAAGAACGATTTTTAAATTAGAAATAGAAAAAGAAGCTTTGTCTAAAGAAAAAGATGAAGGGTCAAAAAATAGGTTAGGCGATCTTGAAAAAGAACTTGCTGAATTAAAAGAAAAAAATGATGAAATGACCGCAAAATATACAAAAGAAAAAGAACATATTACAGCCATAAAAACTTTAAAAAGTGAGTTAGATGAAGCAAGAGGAGAAATAGAAATCGCACAAAGAAACTTTGATTACAATAAAGTAGCAGAGATTCAATATAGTAAAATACCAGCATTAGAAGAAGAAATTAAACAAAAGGAACTTGAAGTAAAGGAAAATTACGAAGGTGCTTTATTAAAAGAAGAAGTTACAGAAGCAGAAGTATCAGAAATACTTTCTAAATGGACAGGAATCCCAGTAACTAATCTAATTGAAGGTGAAAGAGAAAAACTTTTAAGATTAGAAGATGATATGGGAAGGAGAGTAATAGGTCAAGAAGAAGCAATTGAAGCTGTAACTAATGCAATACTTAGGGCTAGAGCTGGACTTAAAGATATTAATAAACCTATAGGATCATTTATATTTTTAGGCCCTACAGGAGTTGGTAAAACAGAATTAGCTAAGACATTAGCTAGAAATCTATTTGATTCTGAAGAAAATATTATTCGTATTGATATGTCAGAATATATGGAAAAACATTCAGTATCAAGATTAGTTGGAGCACCTCCAGGATATGTTGGATATGATGAAGGTGGTCAATTAACAGAAGCTGTAAGAAGAAATCCGTATAGTGTAATTCTTTTTGATGAAATTGAAAAAGCCCATGAAGATGTATTTAATATATTTCTTCAAATACTTGATGATGGTAGATTAACAGACAATAAGGGCAAGACAGTAGATTTTAAAAATACAATAATAATTATGACTTCAAATATTGGAAGTGAGTATCTGTTAGAAAACAAAAATGAGGAGCATGTTGATGATGATATAAAAAACAAAGTGATTAATGTATTAAAATCAAGGTTTAAACCAGAATTCTTAAATAGAGTTGATGATATTATAATGTTCAAACCATTGTCGGAAATTGGAATTAAAAAGATAATTGATATATTCTTAGGAGATGTAGGAAAGAGATTGAAAGATAAGAATATAGAAATAGAAGTTACAGATGAAGCTAAGAAAATAATGGCAAGAGAAGGTTATGATGTAGTTTATGGAGCAAGACCGCTTAAGAGATATATACAAAATACATTAGAAAATAAGCTTGCTAGAATGATAATAAAAGGTGAATTAAATTATGGTTCAAAGGTCAGAATTCATGGAGTAGACGATGAAATGCTTATAACACCAGTTCCATTACCAATGAAATCATAAAAGATTAAATGGACTGTGGAACTTAAAAAAAATTTTAATATGACAAAACCATGCATTATAGGGAATATTCCTTGTAAATGCATGGTTTTATATTATTTTAAAGGAACGTGAACTTCAGCGGTCATTCCAGATTTTAATGAACCATTTTTACTATCTATAGCAACTTTAATTTTAGTAGCCATATGTTTACTATCAGAAGTTGATTGCTTGTCTTTTGGTGTATATTCATGCTTTAAGGCAATATAATTAATAGAACCTGATTGGGTTTCATTATTTAATGTTGTTACATTTAATGATTGATTATAGGTGATTTTATCTAAGTATTCATCTGGTATATAGCAGAGAACATATACATCATTTGAAATAGCTATATCAGCAATGTCGCTTCCAATATTAACTACATCCCCCAATTCCAAATTCTTACTTATTATGGTTCCATCATTTAAAGCAGTAATATTACAATTATTTAAAGTATTTTGAGCTTGGTTTAATTGAGCAGTAGCTTGGTCTAAATCAGCTTGGGCAACAGCAATAGCCTGCTTTGTAGAGCCATTCTTAAGCAAACTTAATTGAGCGTTTGCAGCATCATAGTTTGCTTTAGCAGCATCAATGGCTTGAGAAGTTGAGCCTTCTTCTAATAATTGAAATTGTTGTTTAGCACTTTCAAACTTATATTTAGCAGAGGAAAGCTGCGTTGTTGTTGTATCTAATTTTAGTTTTGCATCATCTAAAACACTTTTTGATACTGCATCACTTTCATATAGTTGAGCTGTATTCTTATATTGAGTATTTACATAATCATATGTTGATTGTGCTGAATTTACAGCATCTTGTGCAATTGAAGCTTCATTTTTAGCTACTTCTATTTGTTCATTTCTATTACCAGAGGTTAAAAGATCTAATTGAGCCTTGCTGGCACGAACTTGAGCTTCAGCTTGTTCTATTTGTTCAGGCCTAGTTCCTATTTGTAATTCCTCAAGTTTAGCCTTCTTTATATTTAAAGCTGCCTGCATTTGATCAACAACATATTTTTGATTAGTATTATCCACAATAGCAATAGTATCACCTTTTTTGACTACTTCTCCTTGATTCTTTTTCATTTCTGTAATTTTTCCAGAAATAGTAGAGGTTGCTGATATAATGTTATTTTGAATATCTCCCTTTAAAGTTAGTATATTAGAATTTGAAGAGCAGCCAGTAGTCGTAAACAAAATAAGCAAGCTGCACATAAATAATTTTTTCATATAATCACTCCTTAACCATTCGCCATTAATTATTCAGTGTTCATCAATTTTGCTACATAAAATTTTTAGAGGAGAAAAGTTCTTGGTTGCAGAAAAGTTCCGGATTGCATCATAGCTGCTCTTTTTATATGTGCATAGCTGCTTTTTTTATCTCGGAGTATTTTTTAGAGTGCTATTTTGACCAATTCCGTTTAAAATATATTGAATTAAATACTCTAAATCTTGTTCATTTTCTGGTAATTCAGGCAAAGCTATATAGTGCACAAAAAGGTAACCAAAGATAGAAGTAATTATTAAATTTATAATAGTAGTACTTGGCATATCAACAATTTGGTTCTTTAATTTAAATTTTTCAATAATAGAAATACCATTTTCAGTAGACGGAAAAATAACTGTATTTAAAATTTTACTTCTAAGTTCAGGGTGAAAGGGAACTTCTTGAATTATTACTTTTAAAATAGGAGCTGTTTCAGAGACAAATTTTTTTCTATTCATGATTATTTTTCTTAAGAAATCCTCAAAATTATCATGTTCATCATTTAAAATTTCATTAAAATCTTCGAGGAAAATTTCAAATAAGGAAACTTTAGATAGTGCCTTTGGAATAGCAAATAAAAGTTCCTTTTTAGTTTTATAATATCTAAAGATAGTTCCTTCTGCGACTTGAGCTTTTTTAGCAATTTCACTAGTAGCTGTAGCTTCATAACCTTTCTCTGAAAAAAGTTCTATAGCTGCACTAAGTATATTTATTTGTTTCTCAGTCATATCACTATCCATATTGCTTGCGTTTATAATATCTTTTAAAGATTTTGTTGATTTCAATTTTATCACCTCGTATTTTTGATTAAATTTTTCGATATTTTTTCAAAGCTAAAATATTAGCAATTGTAAAGATTATGCATATTAATATTAAAATAAAGGCATCAAATAGAATATCACTAAAGCCTTTACCTCGTATCATAATATTTCTAAGAGCATCAGCAGAATACCATAAAGGCATAAAATGTCCAAAGGATTGAAGCCAAGGAGGCATAGTACTCAAGTCAAAGAGACCTGAAAAAAATATTTGTGGTACAACAATTATTGGTATAAACTGAATTACTTGCAGTTCATTATTTGCAAAAGCTGAGATAAAGGTTCCAATAGTAAGAGCAACTAATGCTGTAAGGATAGTTATAAAGAGTACTAAATAAAATGAACCTATCATCATAATATCAAGAATATTAATTGAAAACCATGCGATAAGAGCAGATTGTATTATAGTAAAAACTCCGAACCCAAGAAGATAACCAATAACAATTTCCCATCTTCTAAGTGGTGTAGCAAGGATCCTTTCTAATGTTCCAGTAGTACGTTCTTTTAAAAACGCTACTCCAGCTATTAAAAATACAAAAAAGAATACAAAAAATCCAATAAGTATAGGACCAAAATTATCAAAGGATGCCATATCTTCATAACCATATAAATAAGTTATATCTGGTTTCACAGTTGGAGTTAATCCTGAAAGAGAAAGGGCCTTTTGTGTAAGATTAATAACAGCTTGATTTTTACTAGGATCACTTCCTTCAAGTGCTATTTTAGGAATGCCACCTTCAAAATTAATAAGTGCATCAATTTCAGAGGATTTGAGTATAAGATATCCGTCATTTTCAGTATATCTAATTACTTTGGCATCATTATCTTCTAATTTGTTCACAAAGTTTAATGGAGCATTTATTATTCCAATCTTTGGATGATAATTGGAGCCGTCAAAGATAAAAGACATTAATGTAAGCACTAATATTGGAGCTAAAATCATTAAGCCAATAGTTCTTTTATCGTGAGCAAGTTGAAGTAAAATTCTAATCATAATTGCTTTAATTCTCATTTTGATTCACCTCCATAGTACAAAAAGGCTTCTTCAATAGTATTTGAACCGGAAGCAAGTTTGATTTCATCAGGAGAGCCTATAGCAATCAATTTACCATTACGAATCATTCCAAGTGTGTTACATTTATCGGCTTCATCCATTACATGGGTAGTAATTATAATAGTGGTGCCATTATTCTTTAACTTATATAATTCTTCCCAAATGGATTTACGAAGAACAGGATCAATTCCAACAGTGGGTTCATCTAATATTAATATAGGAGGTTCGTGTACAAGTGCAATTGCAAGTGATAAACGGCGTTTCATACCACCAGAATATTGTTTTACTTGTTTTTTCAAATGAGCAGATAGATTTACTAGTTCCATGACTTCAGAAATTCTTTGCTTTTGTTTAGACTTTGAAAGCTTGTACATAGAAGAAAAGAATTTTATATTTTCTTCAGCAGTAAGTTCATCATATAAGGCATCAGATTGTGCCATATAACCTATTTTATCAAGCATTGAAAGTTTGGGCATTTTTTCATCTAACAAATATAAATCTCCGCCGGTCGGAAAATCAATTCCAGCAATCATCTTTACAATAGTTGATTTGCCAGAGCCAGATGGTCCAAGTAATCCTAAAATTTCAGAATAGGATACATTTAATGAAATATCAAAAAGGACTTGTTTTTT is a window encoding:
- a CDS encoding HlyD family secretion protein translates to MKKLFMCSLLILFTTTGCSSNSNILTLKGDIQNNIISATSTISGKITEMKKNQGEVVKKGDTIAIVDNTNQKYVVDQMQAALNIKKAKLEELQIGTRPEQIEQAEAQVRASKAQLDLLTSGNRNEQIEVAKNEASIAQDAVNSAQSTYDYVNTQYKNTAQLYESDAVSKSVLDDAKLKLDTTTTQLSSAKYKFESAKQQFQLLEEGSTSQAIDAAKANYDAANAQLSLLKNGSTKQAIAVAQADLDQATAQLNQAQNTLNNCNITALNDGTIISKNLELGDVVNIGSDIADIAISNDVYVLCYIPDEYLDKITYNQSLNVTTLNNETQSGSINYIALKHEYTPKDKQSTSDSKHMATKIKVAIDSKNGSLKSGMTAEVHVPLK
- a CDS encoding ABC transporter ATP-binding protein — protein: MQNMTNKITKNSPCIKIEHVNKSFGKKQVLFDISLNVSYSEILGLLGPSGSGKSTIVKMIAGIDFPTGGDLYLLDEKMPKLSMLDKIGYMAQSDALYDELTAEENIKFFSSMYKLSKSKQKQRISEVMELVNLSAHLKKQVKQYSGGMKRRLSLAIALVHEPPILILDEPTVGIDPVLRKSIWEELYKLKNNGTTIIITTHVMDEADKCNTLGMIRNGKLIAIGSPDEIKLASGSNTIEEAFLYYGGESK
- the clpB gene encoding ATP-dependent chaperone ClpB, with product MNIDKMTLRVQQALNDANVTAVKFNHQQIDLMHLFSALVEQDDGLVPNIFTKMGISIKSIKDLINKELDSMPKVLGEGVGNVYITRKVDEVLIKAEEISKQFEDSYVSVEHLMLAIMEVDKNSQVSKILKQYNVTKDSFLKVLSEVRGSQRVETQDPEGTYDALAKYGTNLVDLAKKHKLDPVIGRDEEIRRTIRILSRRTKNNPVLIGEPGVGKTAIIEGLAERIVRGDVPEGLKDKIIFSLDMGSLIAGAKYRGEFEERLKAVLKEVQSSEGRILLFIDEIHTIVGAGKAEGAMDAGNLIKPLLARGELHCIGATTFDEYRQYIEKDKALERRFQPVIIDEPTVDDTIAILRGLKERFEIHHGIRIHDSAIVAAAKLSDRYIQGRFLPDKAIDLIDEAGAMIRSEIDSLPTELDVIRRTIFKLEIEKEALSKEKDEGSKNRLGDLEKELAELKEKNDEMTAKYTKEKEHITAIKTLKSELDEARGEIEIAQRNFDYNKVAEIQYSKIPALEEEIKQKELEVKENYEGALLKEEVTEAEVSEILSKWTGIPVTNLIEGEREKLLRLEDDMGRRVIGQEEAIEAVTNAILRARAGLKDINKPIGSFIFLGPTGVGKTELAKTLARNLFDSEENIIRIDMSEYMEKHSVSRLVGAPPGYVGYDEGGQLTEAVRRNPYSVILFDEIEKAHEDVFNIFLQILDDGRLTDNKGKTVDFKNTIIIMTSNIGSEYLLENKNEEHVDDDIKNKVINVLKSRFKPEFLNRVDDIIMFKPLSEIGIKKIIDIFLGDVGKRLKDKNIEIEVTDEAKKIMAREGYDVVYGARPLKRYIQNTLENKLARMIIKGELNYGSKVRIHGVDDEMLITPVPLPMKS
- a CDS encoding ABC transporter permease, whose translation is MRIKAIMIRILLQLAHDKRTIGLMILAPILVLTLMSFIFDGSNYHPKIGIINAPLNFVNKLEDNDAKVIRYTENDGYLILKSSEIDALINFEGGIPKIALEGSDPSKNQAVINLTQKALSLSGLTPTVKPDITYLYGYEDMASFDNFGPILIGFFVFFFVFLIAGVAFLKERTTGTLERILATPLRRWEIVIGYLLGFGVFTIIQSALIAWFSINILDIMMIGSFYLVLFITILTALVALTIGTFISAFANNELQVIQFIPIIVVPQIFFSGLFDLSTMPPWLQSFGHFMPLWYSADALRNIMIRGKGFSDILFDAFILILICIIFTIANILALKKYRKI
- a CDS encoding TetR/AcrR family transcriptional regulator, with amino-acid sequence MKSTKSLKDIINASNMDSDMTEKQINILSAAIELFSEKGYEATATSEIAKKAQVAEGTIFRYYKTKKELLFAIPKALSKVSLFEIFLEDFNEILNDEHDNFEDFLRKIIMNRKKFVSETAPILKVIIQEVPFHPELRSKILNTVIFPSTENGISIIEKFKLKNQIVDMPSTTIINLIITSIFGYLFVHYIALPELPENEQDLEYLIQYILNGIGQNSTLKNTPR
- a CDS encoding CBS domain-containing protein — protein: MKINSIIKQSFHTINVNDPIDKALDMMDKFDINGMPVVNDKDALVGMIVKADIYRFMIHPGHYVSCPVEWVMSKEVILAQSDEDLLVVANRLRKNDIISMPIVENDNIVGVISIEDLLDYFINID